The sequence GCCTGCTCACCGGTCTGTCTCCCCAACCGGTAGTAGTCCACACCGACAGTAGCCACGCCGCCTCTGGCTACCGAATCCCCTTCACCGGGGAACATGGGAATCCGGTTTTCGTAAGAAACTTTCACCACCGCTTCCAAGGCGGACACCACGGTGTTGTCCGTCGGCACGTAGATGGCGTCTACTTTCCCAACCAGGGATTGGGCCGCTTGCAGCACTTCGCTGGAATTCGTCGGGGTGGCTTCCACCACCGTCAAGCCGTGCTCGGCGGCATATTGCTTGACTTCTTCAGCTTGAACAATGGAGTTTTGTTCCCCGCTGTTGTAAATCAAGCCAATTCGCTGGAGCTCCGGCAGCACCTGCCGCACAAAATCCAATTGGGCCGCAATGGACACATAATCCGAGGTGCCGGTCACATTACCGCCGGGCCGTTCCAAACTCTCCACCAGGCGAGCGGACACCGGATCCGTCACTGCGGTAATGAGAATGGGAATATCTTTCGTGGCATTGGCCATGGCTTGGGCCGTCGGGGTAGCAATCGCCAGGATCAGGTCCGGCTGGTCCTGGGCAAACTGCTGGGCGATGGACTGGGCGATGGTCATATCTGCCTGGGCATCCTTGTGGACCACCTGTAGATTAACGCCTTCCTCGTAGCCGTTCTCTTTCAGCACATCAAGAAACCCTTGCCGGGCGGCATCCAAAGACGGATGTGCGACAAATTGGATGATTCCCAAAGTTACCAATTTTTGTTCTTCTTGAATTCCTTCCGGAGCCCCGCCCGTATTGTCCCCCGGCGTACCGGTACTGGAAGACTGACCGCCGCAGCCGGCCACACCGAATAACGCCAAACCTAACACCATCATGCAAACCAGGATCCTGCGTACTTTAAGAGACAGTCTAAGCATGTTCATGTTCCTCCTTTATCATCGGCTAAACTGGGTTTATGTCAAGCAGATCAATCCCTGTGATGAGACTTCCTCCCCCCTCACCCCCTTAACGCATGAATGAACTTCACACCCGGGTTATGTTCTCACTTTGTAAAGATGGTAACAATAAGAAAAGGCTTTTCGTCCCCTTAGGGACGAAAAGCCTTTCTTTTCGCGGTACCACCCTAGTTGACAGCACATGCTGCCCCCTTTGTGCAAGGTACGGGATTGCTCCGATACCCCTTCCTTGTAACGGCGGAAACCCGGCTAAGGCTACTCATCGGTTCACCCTAGCAGTTTAGAAGGGAACTTCGATTAGCTTCGTAATGAAGGTGCTTCCAGTCACGACACCTTCTCCCTGGAATACTCCACTAACCTACTTTCCTTCCGCATCACTTTTCACAATTTTAGCCTAACTGTCACGCTTGGTTAATAGTATAGAACCGATGGCCCATCCTGTCAAGACTCCGGCCGGGAATTTCACGCCTGGCCCCCGGCCGCTACTTCTTGCCAAATACAACCAAGTCCCCGGTGACCGTGTTTCCTGCCAAGCCGTTCTTGTAACGGTTGGCCGCCTGGTTTACAATTAAACTGACAACCGTTAAAGGAGGAATGATGCTTGAAGGGGAAAGGGCTCTTAATTATCATTATCGCACTGCTCCTCTTGGTAATCCTGCCCGTTTTCGGCAGCTACAACAGCCTGGTGGCGCTGGAAGAACAGGTCAACAACCGGTGGTCCCAAGTGGAAAACCAGCTCGCCCGGCGTGCTGATTTGATTCCCAACCTGGTAGAAACGGTTAAGGGCTATGCCGCCCATGAGAGCGCTATCTTTACCGAAATCGCCGATGCCCGGTCCCGTTTGATCGGTGCGGGCAATGTGGCAGAAAGAATTGAAGCGGAAAACCAATTGTCCGGCGCCCTGTCCCGGCTGCTGGCAATTGCGGAAAACTACCCCAACTTAAAGGCAGATGCCAATTTCCGCCAGCTGCAAGATGAATTGGCCGGTACGGAAAACCGCATTGCCGTGGCTCGCAAGGATTACAATGATGCCGTCACCGCTTACAACACCCGGATCCGCCGCTTCCCGACGGTGCTTTTTGCCGGGTTGATGGGCTTTACACCGAAAGTCTATTTTGAAGCCCCTGAAGGTGCCCAGCAGGCTCCGATCGTGGACTTCAGCACCAACTAAAAGAGGGGAAGTGGCATTCTTGCGGAAAAACAGCCTGCTGATCGCTATACTGCTGGTTCTTAGCCTGACCGGTGGGGCCCTGGCGGCTCCGCCGGTCCCCCCGGCCCCTAATCCGGCCCGGCCGGTGAATGATTTTGCCGGGATGCTGGAGCCGGATCACATCAGTCGCATGGAAGGGGTGGCCCTGGCCCTGAAAAAAGCCAGCGGTGCCGACCTGGTGGCAGTAACCGTGGATAACTTAGGCGGGTACACCATCGAGGAATATGCTTTGGAATTGTTTCGTACCTGGGGCCTGGGAGACAAGGAGCAGCATAACGGGGTGCTGCTGCTGGTCAACAAAGAGAACGTTTTGGCCGACCGGAGCGGTCGGGTGCGCATCGAGGTAGGCTACGGCCTGGAAGGTGCCATTCCCGATGGGAAAGCCGGGCGGATCCTGGACGAATATGTACTGCCGGCCTGGGCTAAAGGCAGTTTCAGTGAAGGTATTTACCATGGTTATATGGCCCTGGCGGCAGCCATTGCGGAGGAATACGACATCGATTTGAGCCGGGCGGAGGAACTGGCCGGGCTCAGTGATTATCAAACGGCTCCGGAAGACGAGCTCTCCTTGGGAACAATTATCGTCATTTTAATTATTATCCTGATCATTGCCGGCCTGCAGTCCCAACAAACTCGCAGGCGTCCACCCCGCCGCCGTTCCTTCTACGACGACGATCACTGGGGCGGCCCCTTTATCAGCGGGGGCGGTTTCGGCCGCGGCGGTTTCGGCGGTGGCGGCTTTGGCGGTTTTGGCGGCGTTTCCTCGGGCGGCGGGGGAGCCAGCCGTTAGGCCAGCCCCAACCAGCGAACCACTTGTGTAAGCAGGAAACAGAGACCGAGGCCTACCCCGGTAGGGATGACGAAGGCCAGGGCAGTCCATTTCCTGCTTTTTGTTTCTTTCAGGATCGTTAACAGCGTAGTGCCGCAAGGAAAATGAAACAGGGAAAACAGCATCACATTGACGGCGGTGAGCCAGGTCCAGCCCTGCCGGACTGCCAGCAATTCGCGCAACTCGCTGATACTTTCCATCTCCATTAAGCTGCCGCCGGCCAGGTACCCCATCAATATCAACGGCACCACAATCTCATTGGCAGGCAGCCCTAAAATGAATGCCAGCAAGATGATCCCATCCAAGCCGATGGCCCGGGCAAAAGGATCCAACCAACCTGCCGCATGCTGGAGTAACGGAACGCCGCCGGCGTCAATATTGGCCAGCAGGTAAATGACCAGTCCCGCAGGCGCTGCCACCAGCACCGCTCGGCCAAGGACAAAGATGGTACGGTCCAAGAGGGAACGAACAATGACTTGCCCAAGCAGGGGTTTGCGAAAGGGAGGCAGTTCCAAGGAAAAAGTAGACGGGACGCCCTTTAACAACGTTTTACTGAGCAAGTGGGAAACCAAGAGAGTCACCGCCATGCCCAGTAATACCACGGCCAGCACGATCATGGCTACGCCCAGGCTCCCCAGAGTCCCTGCCAAGAAGAGAGTGGCCATCAGGATCAAAGTGGGAAACCGGCCGTTGCAGGGGACGAAATTGTTCGTGAGAGTGGCAATCAACCTTTCCCGCGGCGAATCAATGATGCGGCAAGCCACCACCCCGGCCGCATTGCAGCCGAAGCCCATGCACATGGTCAAGGCTTGTTTGCCGTGAGTGCCGCATTTTTTGAATAGATAATCCAGGTTAAACGCCACCCGGGGCAAGTAACCGAAATCTTCCATCAAAGTGAACAGGGGAAAAAAGATGGCCATGGGCGGCAGCATCACCGAGACCACCCAGCCTAAAGTGCGGAAGATCCCTAAGACCAACAGGTTCACCAACCCTGCCGGAACGTGAAGCCAAGTCAGCAGCCTTAACAACCCCTCTTCCCCGTAAGCGAAAAGTCTAGCCAGCATTTCCGACGGGTAGTTGGCTCCCACAATGGTGATCCAAAAGGCCAGGCCCAGCAAAAAAACCATGGTGGCAAAACCGGTGACCGGTGCCGTCAAAAAGTCGTCCAGCTTGGTCTCCCAGGTCTTCTCCGGGTTAGTTTTTCTCACGGCCTTGCGGACAATCTCCTCTGCTTCCCGGTACAAAGCCGCTACCACCCGGTCCCTGACATCGTTGGCATCGGACAGGTACCCTGCTCTCATGTTCACCCCTCCAGCACCGCACGGAAAGAACAGGCTTTCCCTGCTGCCCCAGGCTGCGGCAAATGAGCCAAAATGGTCCCGTCCCCTTCCAGGAGCCTTAACGCCAGCCATCTAGGGTTAATGTTGGGATA is a genomic window of Clostridia bacterium containing:
- a CDS encoding ABC transporter substrate-binding protein yields the protein MLRLSLKVRRILVCMMVLGLALFGVAGCGGQSSSTGTPGDNTGGAPEGIQEEQKLVTLGIIQFVAHPSLDAARQGFLDVLKENGYEEGVNLQVVHKDAQADMTIAQSIAQQFAQDQPDLILAIATPTAQAMANATKDIPILITAVTDPVSARLVESLERPGGNVTGTSDYVSIAAQLDFVRQVLPELQRIGLIYNSGEQNSIVQAEEVKQYAAEHGLTVVEATPTNSSEVLQAAQSLVGKVDAIYVPTDNTVVSALEAVVKVSYENRIPMFPGEGDSVARGGVATVGVDYYRLGRQTGEQALKVLAGAEPAEIPVETQADLGVIVNLSAAAQVGIEIPQSILDQAVEIIEN
- a CDS encoding LemA family protein, which produces MKGKGLLIIIIALLLLVILPVFGSYNSLVALEEQVNNRWSQVENQLARRADLIPNLVETVKGYAAHESAIFTEIADARSRLIGAGNVAERIEAENQLSGALSRLLAIAENYPNLKADANFRQLQDELAGTENRIAVARKDYNDAVTAYNTRIRRFPTVLFAGLMGFTPKVYFEAPEGAQQAPIVDFSTN
- a CDS encoding TPM domain-containing protein, coding for MRKNSLLIAILLVLSLTGGALAAPPVPPAPNPARPVNDFAGMLEPDHISRMEGVALALKKASGADLVAVTVDNLGGYTIEEYALELFRTWGLGDKEQHNGVLLLVNKENVLADRSGRVRIEVGYGLEGAIPDGKAGRILDEYVLPAWAKGSFSEGIYHGYMALAAAIAEEYDIDLSRAEELAGLSDYQTAPEDELSLGTIIVILIIILIIAGLQSQQTRRRPPRRRSFYDDDHWGGPFISGGGFGRGGFGGGGFGGFGGVSSGGGGASR
- a CDS encoding ferrous iron transporter B, with protein sequence MRAGYLSDANDVRDRVVAALYREAEEIVRKAVRKTNPEKTWETKLDDFLTAPVTGFATMVFLLGLAFWITIVGANYPSEMLARLFAYGEEGLLRLLTWLHVPAGLVNLLVLGIFRTLGWVVSVMLPPMAIFFPLFTLMEDFGYLPRVAFNLDYLFKKCGTHGKQALTMCMGFGCNAAGVVACRIIDSPRERLIATLTNNFVPCNGRFPTLILMATLFLAGTLGSLGVAMIVLAVVLLGMAVTLLVSHLLSKTLLKGVPSTFSLELPPFRKPLLGQVIVRSLLDRTIFVLGRAVLVAAPAGLVIYLLANIDAGGVPLLQHAAGWLDPFARAIGLDGIILLAFILGLPANEIVVPLILMGYLAGGSLMEMESISELRELLAVRQGWTWLTAVNVMLFSLFHFPCGTTLLTILKETKSRKWTALAFVIPTGVGLGLCFLLTQVVRWLGLA